One window from the genome of Haloprofundus halobius encodes:
- a CDS encoding DUF354 domain-containing protein, translating into MRVAVTVQHPGHVHFFKHAIDELEARGHEVHVFAREKEMAVRLLELYGIEHEVLAGESHGLASLAAVQATYELRLLRRARELNPDVIAAIGGVAAAHVAPLVGARSVVFYDTEHATIIKNLAYPFAHTVCTPSCYVGDIGPKQVRYPGYHELAYLHPDRFTPDPTVRSDLGLDEGDSFVVTRFNDWGSSHDMGQSGFDDVGEVVDRLSETGAKVFVTAEMELSNDIEGHRLDLSPERMHDLLYYADCYVGEGATTAAECAMLGTPAVYVNSLSLGYVSELADEYGLVYSCNGPDRHRNALSHAVDILEGRGGGADAWRARRDRLLSERVDVTDVIVDQVESAGGGSDSRQKLTA; encoded by the coding sequence GTGAGAGTCGCCGTCACCGTCCAACATCCGGGCCACGTCCACTTCTTCAAGCACGCCATCGACGAACTGGAGGCGCGGGGCCACGAGGTCCACGTCTTCGCGCGCGAGAAGGAGATGGCCGTCCGCCTGCTCGAACTCTACGGCATCGAACACGAGGTGCTCGCCGGCGAGTCGCACGGACTGGCCTCGTTAGCGGCGGTGCAGGCGACGTACGAACTTCGGTTACTCCGTCGCGCGCGCGAGTTGAACCCCGACGTCATCGCGGCCATCGGTGGTGTCGCCGCCGCGCACGTCGCGCCGCTCGTCGGCGCGCGGAGCGTCGTCTTCTACGACACCGAACACGCGACCATCATCAAGAACCTCGCCTACCCGTTCGCCCACACCGTCTGCACGCCGTCGTGCTACGTCGGCGATATCGGCCCGAAACAGGTCCGATATCCGGGCTACCACGAACTCGCGTATCTCCACCCCGACCGCTTCACGCCGGACCCCACGGTACGCTCCGACCTCGGCCTCGACGAGGGCGACTCGTTCGTCGTCACCCGGTTCAACGACTGGGGGTCGTCACACGATATGGGCCAGAGCGGCTTCGACGACGTCGGCGAGGTCGTCGACCGACTCTCGGAGACGGGCGCGAAAGTGTTCGTCACCGCCGAGATGGAACTCTCGAACGATATCGAGGGCCACCGTCTCGACCTCTCGCCCGAGCGGATGCACGACCTGCTGTACTACGCCGACTGTTACGTCGGCGAGGGCGCGACGACGGCCGCCGAGTGCGCGATGCTCGGGACCCCGGCCGTCTACGTCAACAGTCTCTCGCTCGGCTACGTCAGCGAGCTCGCCGACGAGTACGGCCTCGTCTACAGTTGCAACGGACCCGACCGACACCGGAACGCGCTCAGTCACGCCGTCGACATCCTCGAAGGGCGCGGCGGCGGCGCCGACGCGTGGCGCGCCCGCCGCGACCGACTGCTCTCCGAACGCGTCGACGTGACCGACGTCATCGTCGACCAGGTGGAGTCGGCGGGCGGCGGCAGCGACAGCCGACAGAAACTCACAGCATGA
- a CDS encoding glycosyltransferase family 2 protein, with translation MYGESRVGVVVPAYNEEGLVGDVIDTMPAFVDRVYVVDDRSTDDTWDEIQRHATRANAAHISESSRLVETDGGTARFRPREVSASEDDGVDDDAPRDVERGVADSPPAFDERVVAIRLEENRGVGGAIKTGYERALADGIDVVAVMNGDGQMDPEKLDRLIDPVVSGEADYAKGNRLRYREYREGMSTWRSFGNWLLTLLTKAASGYWKTMDPQNGYTAISREALETIDYESLYERYGFCNDVLVKLNAHGLRVADVAIPAVYGDEESTIEYKTFVPRLSTLLAKDFLWRLRVKYLTVDFHPLAGLYLFGAAIAGAGLLDALKGTVDDDDDHSGGVLASIGVVSMLLAMVFDMQENEELEVRRE, from the coding sequence ATGTACGGAGAGTCGAGAGTCGGCGTCGTCGTCCCCGCATACAACGAGGAAGGCTTGGTCGGCGACGTCATCGACACGATGCCCGCGTTCGTCGACCGGGTGTACGTCGTCGACGACCGGTCGACGGACGACACCTGGGACGAGATTCAGCGGCACGCCACGCGAGCGAACGCCGCGCACATCAGCGAGAGCAGTCGCCTCGTCGAAACCGACGGCGGGACGGCGCGGTTCCGACCGCGAGAGGTGTCCGCGTCCGAGGACGACGGCGTCGACGATGACGCACCACGAGACGTCGAACGCGGCGTCGCGGATTCGCCACCCGCCTTCGACGAGCGCGTCGTCGCCATCCGCCTCGAAGAGAACCGGGGGGTCGGCGGTGCCATCAAGACGGGCTACGAGCGCGCGCTCGCCGACGGCATCGACGTCGTCGCCGTGATGAACGGCGACGGCCAGATGGATCCCGAGAAACTCGACCGCCTCATCGACCCCGTCGTCTCCGGCGAGGCCGACTACGCGAAGGGCAACCGCCTCCGCTACCGCGAGTACCGCGAGGGGATGAGCACGTGGCGCTCCTTCGGCAACTGGCTGCTCACGCTGCTCACGAAGGCTGCGAGCGGCTACTGGAAGACGATGGACCCCCAGAACGGCTACACCGCCATCTCGCGGGAGGCGCTGGAGACCATCGACTACGAGTCGTTGTACGAGCGCTACGGCTTCTGCAACGACGTGCTCGTCAAGCTCAACGCCCACGGCCTCCGTGTCGCCGACGTGGCGATTCCGGCCGTCTACGGCGACGAGGAGAGCACCATCGAGTACAAGACGTTCGTCCCCCGCCTGTCGACGCTCTTGGCGAAGGATTTCCTGTGGCGACTGCGCGTGAAGTACCTCACCGTCGACTTCCACCCGCTCGCGGGTCTGTACCTGTTCGGTGCGGCAATTGCCGGTGCGGGCCTCCTCGACGCGCTGAAAGGGACGGTCGACGACGACGACGACCATTCCGGCGGCGTTCTCGCTTCCATCGGCGTCGTCTCGATGCTGCTGGCGATGGTGTTCGACATGCAGGAGAACGAGGAGTTGGAGGTGCGCCGAGAGTGA
- a CDS encoding nucleotide sugar dehydrogenase produces MSSGLTGARRRDEGRHADSAGRTETICVVGLGYVGLPLAVHFDRVDQQVIGYDIDEEKVGTLTEGTDTTGDLGDSVVADSEVEFTTDPATIAEADYVVVTVPTPVDEMENPDLRFVESAGETVGRHMTPETTVVLESTVFPGATRSVLAPALEEASGLTAGEEFFVAYSPERATPGDEEHGLRDVVKVVGADDPAVLEDVAELYECVVDVGVHRTSSLEAAEASKVVENVQRDLNIALMNELAVAFDRIGIDTQEVLDAAGTKWNFHDYSPGLVGGHCIPVDPFYFAYRSKMEGYVPELTLKARDVNRRMPEHVSELALKTLNDCGNVLGESRVVVLGLTYKPNVADIRTSKVDGVIETMQEYGVDILGFDPYADPEQTSRAFGIDVMDQPSFENADGIVLATPHDVFDSLDLDAAREEMNDDPFLLDVCGALDAAEVADHGFTYRRV; encoded by the coding sequence ATGAGTTCGGGACTCACCGGCGCTCGTCGTCGCGACGAGGGACGCCACGCCGACTCGGCCGGCCGCACCGAGACGATCTGTGTCGTCGGCCTGGGTTACGTCGGACTCCCGCTGGCGGTTCACTTCGACCGCGTCGACCAGCAGGTCATCGGCTACGACATCGACGAGGAGAAGGTCGGGACGCTCACCGAGGGGACCGACACGACCGGTGATCTCGGCGACTCCGTCGTCGCCGACAGCGAGGTCGAGTTCACCACCGACCCCGCGACCATCGCCGAGGCCGACTACGTCGTCGTCACCGTACCGACACCCGTCGACGAGATGGAGAATCCGGACCTCCGGTTCGTCGAGAGCGCCGGTGAGACCGTCGGCAGACACATGACGCCGGAGACGACCGTCGTCCTCGAATCGACGGTGTTCCCGGGTGCGACCCGCTCGGTGCTCGCTCCCGCGCTCGAGGAGGCCTCCGGACTCACGGCCGGCGAGGAGTTCTTCGTCGCCTACTCCCCCGAGCGAGCCACGCCGGGCGACGAGGAACACGGCCTCCGCGACGTGGTGAAAGTCGTCGGTGCGGACGACCCCGCCGTCCTCGAAGACGTGGCGGAACTGTACGAGTGCGTCGTCGACGTGGGCGTCCACCGCACGTCGTCGCTCGAAGCCGCCGAGGCGTCGAAGGTCGTCGAGAACGTCCAGCGCGACCTGAACATCGCGCTGATGAACGAACTCGCCGTCGCCTTCGACCGCATCGGCATCGACACTCAGGAGGTACTCGACGCCGCCGGGACGAAGTGGAACTTCCACGACTACTCGCCCGGCCTCGTCGGCGGTCACTGCATCCCCGTCGACCCGTTCTACTTCGCCTACCGCTCGAAGATGGAGGGATACGTGCCCGAACTGACGCTGAAGGCCCGCGACGTCAATCGCCGGATGCCCGAACACGTCTCCGAACTCGCGCTGAAGACGCTGAACGACTGCGGTAACGTCCTCGGCGAGAGTCGCGTCGTCGTCCTCGGGCTGACGTACAAGCCGAACGTCGCCGACATCCGCACCTCGAAAGTCGACGGCGTCATCGAGACGATGCAGGAGTACGGCGTCGACATCCTCGGCTTCGACCCCTACGCCGACCCCGAACAGACGAGTCGAGCGTTCGGCATCGACGTGATGGACCAGCCTTCCTTCGAGAACGCGGACGGCATCGTCCTGGCGACGCCACACGACGTGTTCGACAGTCTCGACCTCGACGCCGCGCGCGAAGAGATGAACGACGACCCGTTCCTGCTCGACGTCTGTGGCGCGCTCGACGCCGCGGAAGTCGCCGACCACGGCTTCACGTATCGGAGGGTCTGA
- a CDS encoding glycosyltransferase: MRVLQLITSTRSFFEQQVEALESQGIDCTVVAVPGEYSPDSPRTVSDYLRYYPEVLAEGLGSYDLVHANYGLTVPFALAQPTRPLVLTLWGTDVMGEYGWLRRMSRYGARAADETVLPSRAMATHLGENYTYLPFGVDTERFRPVDRDEARSRVGWDESERVVLFPYEKSRDEKEYPRARAVVEAADADVTLRTVSNVPYEEMPYYMNASDALLVTSRRESGPMVVKEAAACGLPVVSTDVGFVRDEFGDAPGVVVGDTDAELAAGVDRMVDGVDTLGDRERRRSVSPDVSVDRMGERLASLYECVAEGAA; this comes from the coding sequence ATGAGAGTCCTCCAACTCATCACCTCGACGCGCTCGTTTTTCGAACAACAGGTCGAGGCGCTCGAATCACAGGGAATCGACTGTACTGTCGTCGCAGTCCCCGGCGAGTACAGTCCGGACTCCCCGCGCACCGTCAGCGACTACCTCCGATACTACCCCGAGGTGCTCGCCGAAGGGCTCGGCTCCTACGACCTCGTCCACGCGAACTACGGCCTCACGGTCCCGTTCGCGCTGGCGCAACCGACGCGCCCGCTCGTCCTCACCCTCTGGGGGACGGACGTCATGGGCGAGTACGGCTGGCTTCGCCGTATGAGCCGATACGGCGCGCGTGCGGCCGACGAGACGGTCCTCCCGAGTCGCGCGATGGCGACGCATCTCGGCGAGAACTACACGTATCTCCCGTTCGGCGTCGACACCGAGCGGTTCCGACCCGTCGACCGCGACGAAGCGCGGTCGAGAGTCGGATGGGACGAGAGCGAGAGAGTCGTCCTCTTTCCGTACGAGAAGTCGCGCGACGAGAAGGAATACCCGCGCGCACGGGCCGTCGTCGAGGCGGCCGACGCCGACGTCACCCTCCGGACCGTCTCGAACGTCCCCTACGAGGAGATGCCGTACTACATGAACGCCAGCGACGCGCTGCTGGTCACCTCGCGCCGCGAGAGCGGTCCGATGGTGGTCAAGGAAGCCGCCGCCTGCGGCCTGCCGGTCGTCTCCACCGACGTGGGCTTCGTCCGCGACGAGTTCGGCGACGCGCCGGGCGTCGTCGTCGGCGACACGGACGCCGAACTGGCCGCGGGCGTCGACCGGATGGTCGACGGCGTGGACACGCTCGGAGACAGAGAGCGCCGGCGGTCGGTGTCACCCGACGTGAGCGTCGACCGCATGGGCGAACGCCTCGCCTCGCTGTACGAGTGCGTCGCGGAGGGGGCGGCCTGA
- a CDS encoding asparagine synthase-related protein, with product MQKQFFGVFGDADEFERLRSPHEFDTIVGGDVATVGIRDPGLGHPGRSDTYSGPKGDCVVWGEAYAPGTHSNVAEWVLDRFDERGREAFSELNGSYLVFVEREGEAFVVTDPIRSWDCFYADTARGRVFSSDAAAVARTLSGHAVRRDALLEFLHLGVVLGEKSLLERMFRLPIDSVLTESAVHDLSRFVYEPKEFDYVQELADRLGRAVRRRARMPGRKGLLLSAGYDSRTVLSKMPEIEHCYTVGHPEGQETEGARTLATQYGAEHTAFRPTHRYLMADESKVRYSQGIKESLHIHHAGYTDEMEVDSMFHGLLCDTFLRGHFLAQDGVELFGKTVPFRRLDPNPNPVENLLSKLGYMPEASRAVAEQLVGLDADPATFVRDAVSREFEKAWDRADGVQNAIDLTGISNQPSTPFRTHLADNFFESFVIADAELLDWHLTTPPQYRNTATFIKALRRLDDDILRNPPPDRPYDTQIFNHVEGFLRRKLPLVEGFESPWPDRRDIYSEYELDEALFPDEPYVHDLPVRHKLRINDSFGWLELCTERSIRPKEVFAVDERVPDTGKRGV from the coding sequence ATGCAAAAGCAGTTCTTCGGCGTCTTCGGGGACGCCGACGAGTTCGAACGGCTACGCTCGCCACACGAGTTCGACACTATCGTCGGCGGCGATGTCGCCACCGTCGGTATCCGCGACCCGGGACTCGGTCACCCCGGCCGTAGCGACACCTACTCCGGTCCGAAAGGCGACTGTGTGGTCTGGGGCGAGGCGTACGCGCCCGGCACTCACAGCAACGTCGCCGAGTGGGTGCTCGACCGCTTCGACGAACGCGGCCGCGAGGCGTTCTCCGAACTCAACGGCTCGTACCTCGTCTTCGTCGAGCGCGAGGGCGAGGCGTTCGTCGTCACCGACCCCATCCGGTCGTGGGACTGCTTCTATGCCGACACCGCCCGCGGGCGCGTGTTCAGTTCCGACGCGGCCGCCGTCGCACGGACGCTCTCGGGGCACGCCGTCCGCCGCGACGCCCTCCTCGAGTTCCTCCACCTCGGCGTCGTCCTCGGCGAGAAGTCGCTGCTCGAACGGATGTTTCGGCTCCCCATCGACTCGGTGCTCACCGAATCGGCCGTACACGACCTCTCGCGGTTCGTCTACGAACCGAAGGAGTTCGACTACGTCCAAGAACTGGCTGACCGACTCGGGCGGGCGGTCCGCCGCCGTGCCCGCATGCCGGGGCGGAAAGGGCTGCTGCTCTCGGCGGGCTACGACTCGCGGACGGTGCTCTCGAAGATGCCCGAGATCGAACACTGTTACACCGTCGGTCACCCCGAAGGGCAGGAGACCGAGGGCGCGCGGACGCTCGCAACCCAGTACGGTGCCGAACACACCGCGTTCCGTCCGACGCACCGCTACCTGATGGCTGACGAGTCGAAAGTCCGCTACTCACAGGGCATCAAAGAGTCGCTGCACATCCACCACGCCGGCTACACCGACGAGATGGAGGTCGACTCGATGTTCCACGGTCTGCTCTGCGACACGTTCCTCCGCGGGCACTTCCTCGCACAGGACGGCGTCGAACTCTTCGGAAAAACGGTGCCGTTCCGACGACTCGACCCGAACCCGAACCCCGTCGAGAACCTGCTGTCGAAACTCGGTTACATGCCCGAGGCGAGTCGGGCCGTCGCCGAACAACTCGTCGGTCTCGACGCCGACCCGGCGACGTTCGTCCGAGACGCCGTCTCCCGCGAGTTCGAGAAGGCGTGGGACCGCGCCGACGGCGTCCAGAACGCCATCGACCTGACGGGTATCAGCAACCAGCCGTCGACGCCGTTCAGAACCCACCTCGCGGACAACTTCTTCGAGTCGTTCGTCATCGCCGACGCGGAACTGCTCGACTGGCACCTGACGACGCCGCCGCAGTACCGCAACACGGCGACGTTCATCAAGGCGCTGCGTCGTCTCGACGACGACATCCTGCGGAACCCGCCGCCGGACCGCCCCTACGACACCCAGATTTTCAACCACGTCGAGGGGTTCCTCCGCCGGAAACTGCCGCTCGTCGAGGGGTTCGAGTCGCCGTGGCCCGACCGCCGCGACATCTACAGCGAGTACGAACTCGACGAGGCGCTGTTCCCCGACGAACCGTACGTCCACGACCTCCCGGTCCGGCACAAGCTCCGAATCAACGACAGCTTCGGCTGGCTCGAACTCTGCACGGAACGGTCGATTCGCCCGAAAGAGGTGTTCGCCGTCGACGAACGCGTCCCCGACACCGGGAAACGAGGTGTCTGA
- a CDS encoding glycosyltransferase family 4 protein has protein sequence MGDGEAARERSTTPPERLDVGFVPVEVPGLDGTGATYTAALLIRELSKHHDLTVYVVSQRNADRSQLPATDRVDYVVRDDLPKLPHPLLTKVDVVEGLTDRLERHDLVHSYSTGFIDPLSTLSIPTVVTLNSYQPVCPKGDMMWMDREKCGGPSRAKCAACIAGSAYTRKSGVETTLRSSYDSLAKVEFVQKSIDAREGISAYHLLSPHQRDDYTEFGFSEERLKVIPHFDSGEFAVSDPAAYKRGGDPDLGRSDDDPFTLLAVGAFKYVKGFQVLLRALPSILDDGHDVRVRIAGAGPYGGALRSISTDLGVDDHVDWLGFVDHDDLPSEYAAADAFVYPGLLDEPFGRVFLEALSSGTPVLSSDVGSTDFIVGDAGVRFEADDPESLARAFGRLRDEYDGYREAIPGQLARFSRGRVVEEFLSLYADVRAGRPPNDRTKTFETERTVARSG, from the coding sequence GTGGGTGACGGCGAAGCGGCGCGCGAACGGTCGACGACACCGCCCGAACGACTCGACGTCGGATTCGTCCCCGTCGAGGTCCCCGGACTCGACGGCACGGGCGCGACGTACACCGCCGCGCTCCTCATCCGCGAACTCTCGAAACACCACGACCTGACGGTGTACGTCGTCAGCCAGCGAAACGCCGACCGCTCGCAGCTGCCCGCGACCGACCGCGTCGACTACGTCGTCCGCGACGACCTCCCGAAACTGCCGCATCCCCTCCTGACGAAAGTAGACGTCGTCGAGGGCCTCACCGACCGGTTGGAGCGACACGACCTCGTCCACTCGTACTCGACCGGTTTTATCGACCCGCTGTCGACGCTCTCGATCCCCACGGTCGTGACGCTGAACTCCTACCAACCGGTCTGTCCGAAAGGCGACATGATGTGGATGGACCGCGAGAAGTGCGGCGGCCCGAGTCGAGCGAAGTGCGCAGCCTGCATCGCCGGAAGCGCCTATACCCGGAAATCGGGCGTCGAGACGACGCTTCGCTCGTCGTACGACTCGCTCGCGAAGGTGGAGTTCGTCCAGAAGTCTATCGACGCGCGCGAGGGAATCTCGGCGTATCACCTGCTGTCGCCGCACCAGCGCGACGACTACACCGAGTTCGGCTTCTCCGAGGAGCGTCTCAAGGTGATTCCGCACTTCGACAGCGGCGAGTTCGCCGTCTCCGACCCGGCGGCGTACAAACGCGGTGGCGACCCCGACCTGGGTCGCAGCGACGACGACCCGTTCACCCTGCTCGCCGTCGGCGCGTTCAAATACGTCAAAGGCTTTCAGGTGCTGCTCCGGGCGCTACCGTCGATACTCGACGACGGCCACGACGTGCGCGTCCGCATCGCCGGGGCCGGGCCGTACGGTGGCGCGCTTCGCTCCATTTCGACCGACCTCGGCGTCGACGACCACGTCGACTGGCTGGGGTTCGTCGACCATGACGACCTTCCGTCGGAGTACGCCGCCGCCGACGCCTTCGTCTACCCCGGTCTGCTCGACGAACCGTTCGGCCGCGTTTTCCTCGAAGCGCTGTCGAGCGGGACGCCGGTGCTCTCCTCGGACGTGGGAAGTACCGACTTCATCGTCGGCGACGCGGGCGTCCGCTTCGAGGCCGACGACCCCGAGTCGCTCGCTCGCGCGTTCGGACGACTGCGAGACGAGTACGACGGCTATCGAGAGGCGATTCCGGGCCAGTTGGCGCGGTTTTCGCGCGGACGAGTCGTCGAGGAGTTCCTGTCGCTGTACGCCGACGTTCGGGCCGGACGGCCGCCGAACGACCGGACTAAAACGTTCGAAACTGAGCGAACAGTCGCCCGCTCCGGTTAG
- a CDS encoding metal-dependent hydrolase: MWPWEHLAFGYVLYSLFRHASGGKPTGPEVFVLAAATQFPDLVDKPLSWTFGVMPTGYGLAHSIFLVPVFAAAALLVARQLGDRTLGVAFVAGQLSHLAGDVVYPLVGGDALSFDPLLWPLANNTGAAPEGGSLELVAYYLVRWLGDLIRLDVGFLLVFELALAAFVFGLWAYDGFPGVGPVVRPLRR; the protein is encoded by the coding sequence ATGTGGCCCTGGGAGCATCTCGCGTTCGGCTACGTGCTCTACTCGCTGTTTCGACACGCCAGCGGCGGAAAGCCGACCGGCCCCGAGGTGTTCGTCCTCGCGGCGGCGACGCAGTTTCCCGACCTCGTCGACAAGCCGCTGTCGTGGACGTTCGGCGTGATGCCCACGGGGTACGGACTGGCGCACTCCATCTTCCTCGTGCCGGTGTTCGCCGCCGCGGCGCTGCTCGTGGCCAGACAACTCGGCGACCGGACTCTCGGCGTCGCGTTCGTCGCCGGCCAGCTTTCGCATCTCGCGGGCGACGTCGTCTACCCGCTCGTCGGGGGCGACGCGCTCTCGTTCGACCCGCTTTTGTGGCCGCTGGCGAACAACACCGGCGCGGCCCCCGAGGGAGGATCTCTCGAACTTGTCGCCTACTATCTCGTCCGGTGGCTGGGCGACTTGATTCGACTCGACGTCGGTTTCCTACTGGTCTTCGAGTTGGCGCTCGCGGCGTTCGTCTTCGGCCTCTGGGCGTACGACGGCTTCCCCGGTGTGGGGCCGGTGGTTCGGCCGCTGCGTCGATGA
- a CDS encoding DUF1616 domain-containing protein, whose translation MSHSPYSRRSPWFTDILAAFALLGVAAAAIHTSLTGLPRLLLTMPLVLFLPGYALVSAIFPDRNTTSRTAFDDAVSGLRNPLPTARSVTGVERVALAVVGSALVVPLVAVGVHFSPQPIELFPVAIGVEATTGVLLLVALVRRATLDTDERYAPPHPTAITGLFSSRPPEHPMRGRAKGGRLPAVALALSLLVLLSTVGYAATVPTSDDGFTEFYVETEDVNGNTQSMYQDQFAAGEAANLTVGVENREQQTESYSVVVLSERVQTEGNETTVTESEQIGSTDLTLDSRENVTRDVTVTPSMSGDVRFTLLLYRGDAPADPSTENAYRSLKLYVTVSGDGGQNGSNGSLAGPSPSDAALVTDPLTSTTTRSAITY comes from the coding sequence GTGTCCCACTCCCCGTACTCGCGGCGCAGCCCGTGGTTCACCGACATCTTGGCCGCGTTCGCGCTCCTCGGCGTCGCCGCCGCGGCGATTCACACGTCCCTCACCGGATTGCCACGGCTCCTCCTCACGATGCCGCTCGTGCTGTTCCTGCCGGGCTACGCGCTCGTCTCCGCCATCTTCCCCGACCGGAACACGACCTCCCGAACCGCCTTCGACGACGCCGTCTCCGGCCTCCGCAACCCGCTTCCGACCGCCCGGTCGGTGACGGGCGTCGAGCGCGTCGCGCTGGCCGTCGTCGGGAGCGCGCTCGTCGTTCCGCTCGTCGCGGTCGGCGTCCACTTCTCGCCGCAACCCATCGAGTTGTTCCCCGTCGCCATCGGCGTCGAGGCGACGACGGGCGTGCTGTTGCTCGTCGCCCTCGTGCGCCGGGCGACGCTCGACACCGACGAGCGCTACGCGCCGCCGCATCCGACCGCCATTACGGGATTGTTCTCCTCGCGACCCCCGGAGCATCCGATGCGCGGCCGCGCCAAGGGCGGGCGACTCCCGGCCGTCGCGTTGGCGCTGAGCCTGCTCGTCCTGCTCTCGACGGTCGGCTACGCGGCGACGGTGCCGACCAGCGACGACGGCTTCACCGAGTTCTACGTCGAGACCGAGGACGTAAACGGCAACACGCAGTCGATGTACCAGGACCAGTTCGCGGCCGGAGAAGCCGCGAACCTCACCGTCGGCGTCGAGAACCGCGAGCAGCAGACCGAGTCGTACAGCGTCGTCGTGTTGAGCGAACGGGTCCAGACGGAGGGCAACGAGACGACGGTGACCGAGTCCGAGCAGATCGGGTCGACGGACCTCACGCTCGACTCCAGAGAGAACGTCACCCGCGACGTGACGGTGACGCCCTCGATGTCGGGCGACGTTCGGTTCACGCTGCTGTTGTACCGGGGCGACGCACCCGCAGACCCCTCGACCGAGAACGCCTACCGGAGTCTCAAACTGTACGTCACCGTCTCCGGCGACGGCGGGCAGAACGGCTCGAACGGCTCCCTCGCCGGACCGTCGCCGAGTGACGCGGCGCTCGTGACCGACCCGCTCACTTCCACGACGACGCGGAGTGCGATCACCTACTGA